CCGAGGCATGCACCCGCCAGCAACGCCAGCGCGAGCACCACGGAGGTCTTTCTGGCGCGCAGCAGAACCGCCCCGCCCACCACGCCCATGACACCGGCCAGGAGCAGCACCGCGTACCCCCGCACGGGCCAGAGCGCGGCCTGCTGCAACTGCAGGCCGACGCCGAGCACCCAGCCGGCGAGCAACACGAAGCCGCGATGGCCCATGGCGTCGGGCTTCACCGCAATTGCGCCCCATCCTCCGGCTTCAAGCGCCGGAAGCCCCGCACGCACAGCAGGGTGAACGCGCCGATGGCGAAGAACACCCACGTGAAGTCGCCCGCCTGCAACACCGCGTCGGGTCCGCCACGCCAGCGGCTGGCCAACGCCAGCAGGCTGGAGCCCACCACCACGCCGAACGTGACGGACAACTGCTGCACCATCGTGGCGGCCGTGGTGGCATGGCTGGCCTTGTCGCGCGCGATCTCGCTGTAGCCCAGCGTGTTGAGCGCGACCATCGCGCACGCGTTGAACAGGCCACCGAGCAACATCACACCGAACATCAGCGCGTGCGGCGTGGCGGCGGTGAACAGCCCATAGCCCGCGTAACACAGGCTGGCGCCCACGGTGCCCGCGATCAGCACCGCGCGAAAGCCGAAGCGGCGCAGCATCCACGACAAGGTCGTGCGGCTGGAGAGCGAACCAATGGCGCCTGCAAACGTCATGAAGCCCGATTGCAGCGGCGACAGGCCAAAGCCCACCTGCATCAGCAAGGGCAGCAAGAAGGGCGCGGCGCCAATGGCCACGCGCAGGGGAATCGCGCCCAGCGTGGCGGTGCGGTAGGTGAAATGGCGAAAGATCCGCAGATCGATCAAGGCGTGCTTCGACCGTGCGCTGTGCCGTGTGTAGAGCCACAACGCCAGCAGGCCGGTGCCGATCAACGCGGCCGTCATGCCCGGCGACACCAGGCTCTTGCCACCCAGCTCCAACCCGGCGATCAGCGTGAGCAGACCGACGGCCAGCAGCGCGAACCCGATCGCGTCCAGCGACGTTCGGGGGCCACGGTGCTCGGCCGGCGCATCGGCCGGGATCATGCGCCAGGCCAAGGCCATGCCCAGCAGGCCCAGAGGCAGCTGGACCACGAAGATCCAGCGCCAGGACACCAGGGTGACAACGCCGCCGCCGATCAGCGGGCCGGTCAAACGCGCCACCGTGCCCGGTACCGTGAACCACATCATGGCGCGGATCATGTCGGCGGGTTGCACATTGCGCAGCAGGATGAGGCGCGCCACCGGCACCATCATGGCGCCACCCACGCCTTGCAGCAGGCGGCTGGCCACCAGTTCGCGCAGGTTGTGCGACAGGCCGCACAGCAAGGAGCCCAGCGTGAAGAGCGCGATGGCGATGCAAAACAGGCGCTTGGCGCCCCAGCGTTCGGCCAGCCAACCGCTGACGGGCAGGAACAGCGCCAGGCTGAGGAGATAGGCCGTGATCGCCAGGTTCAGGTGCAGCACCGGAACGCCCAGCGCGGTGGACATGGACGGCAAGGCGGTGGCCAGGATGGTGGAGTCCATGTTCTGCAGAAACATGGGCCAGGCGACCACCAGAGGGAGCCAGCGGGACGCGCTCATGGGATGGCGCGGGATTCGGGGGGGTGGGTGGTCTGGGGCACGCGGTAGTTTAGGGGCGGGTGGGGGTGCTCCGCGCCCGCCCAATGGCTTGTTCACGCCTCAGCTTCCTACGCCCCGAATGGCTCTGCGGCTTGCATTAGCCGAGTGGCAATAGCTTCCTCAATCGCTCCCTCATGTCTCGGCATTCTTCCGTTGATGAGATGTTTCCGGTAGAAACTGGCCCCAAAAAAACTGCAGAGCGTTCAGCGCAGGGTCCTTTTCCAGTATGGGATACGGGTCTATGCGAGCGATTTCTGCGAGGAATTTTGCTATCGCGCCCAACTGTTCTCTGTTGTATGTATCGACGATGGGCTGGAGACGGTAGTTCATCTCACCTTTGGCCATCTTCAAGAGTGTGTTGACCAGTGAATCGCCGAGCAACGCCGATTGGTCAGAATCTCGGTTTTCGAGTGTTAGTCGGATGAGACCTGGAAGAAAGAACGAGAAAGCCTCGTCGGTTAGCAAGTGGTGACATGACGAATAGTCGTACGGAAATTCATCGAAGGCAGATTGCAGCAGATCAGCGTTCGACTTTCCTTCAAAAAATTGGGCCGTTCCATCACTCTCCCATTCATCACCTCGTCTTGCCGGATCCACCACGGGTTTATCAGCGGGGTAGGGGCGTTGGCCGAACAAGCTCAGATCGATAGATTCGCTCATGGCAATCGTGTCGGCTCAGCCATCGTTGTGATCGGTCTTTGGCAGATAGCTACCCCAGAATCGCTCTAGTGCAGGTGTGGCGTTGTCTTGATCCCCAGTAACTGCGTAGCGCTCCTCAGCCATGCAACGAAGAAATCGGCCAAAGAAACCCATTTGACTGTCTGTGTATTGCGTCATTGCCGCTCTTGTTCTCGGGTCGTCTTTGTTGAATGACATGGACCAAAGGCTCAGTACAAGGCTATCAGCCAACTGATCCACGAACGGCCGCTCGTACTTCGTTAGCGCGACATCCACGAGCGCCGGCAAAAAAATACAAACGCGCCCGGCAGCAGAAAGTTGTGACCGCTCCACCAGCCCCGCCCATATTCGCTGGAAAGGGAGTCGTAAGTGACCTTGTCCAAGGAGCGCAGCCGGTAGTAATGCTGAGCATCGTGTCTGTCGGTATCTCGATGCATCTTGTCGCCCAGCAACTGAGGGTCGACAACATCACCACGGTAGACCTCGTTTGAGAAAATTTCCAAGCTCATCGCGAACGTCCGAGGGTGTTTCGCCGACGAAGGGATTTTTGAACTGATGCCAGAACAGGTTTAGAGCCATTGCTGCATCGTTGTCACTGCCAAGCGCATGGTAGTAGCGGTCATTGACCTCTTGTAGGTAGGTGGCAATGAATGAAAGCTGCGCACTGGTAAACGTTCTCAAGATGGGCAGCAATCGGCTGTCCAGCTCTCCGCGAGCCATCTCCAGAAAATCACTGATCACAGTGACGGTCAGTGTGGGCGTCTCGCCCTGCTCATAGTCCTCAAGAGCAATCTTCATGAATGCAGGAAGAAAGAACAGGTAGGCATCTTCGTTCAAAAGGCATGGAGCAATGGACCAATCCTTTCTGTACTCTTCTGAGAGTGACTGGTAGTTGACGTCTTTAGAGTGTCTGCCTCGAAAGAAGCGCTCCGCCTCATCGCCCTCCCAGCTGTCACCGATTCTTGACTCCTGTGCGGCCGGTTTGTCCTGGGGATATCGGCCTCGATGGAAGATTTCGAAGTTCATGGAATTCTCGACAAAATTGATTCACAGTTGGCAACGGATTTCCAGGCTTTCACGGCCTCGTTGCGATGGTTCATGTCGCCTCCAGCAAAGCATTTTTTATTTATTTTGTCGCGCGCGACACCGCAGGCTCTGCCATTTTTTATTCTGTCCAATAGATCATTCTTGGTCATGCCGACGCGGCAAGCACGAGGTGACTCCTTGCATTGCTGATCTACCTCGTTCTGAAGTTGATCATGATCGCCGGGAGTGCAGTTCCCCGACTTTGTAAGAGTGCACGCCACAGGGCTAACCAACAATCCTGCTTGATCGTATGCAGGAGCAGCAGGTGTCGAAGAAGACTGCATTTGCCCAGACAGCAAGACCCCGATCTGCGTGAGCCATCCAACGGTAGCCACTGACGGTACGGAAGCAGCAGCGCCGCCTTTGCACGCGGCCCCGCAGCTTAGGGCGCCAACGCCTTGAGCGGCCGCCACATTCTTCTTCTGCGCCTCAGCCACCGCCATGATCCCCAGCACGATGCCAGCCGGCACCAGCACCACCACCGGATTGGCCCGGGCTTGCGGGACCAGCATCTGCGAGATGCGGTCTCCGCGATCCCCCAGCCATTGCGCCACCCGGTGCATGAGCCGTTGAGGATCCAGCCCCTCGGCGTCATTGCTCGCGATCTGCTCAACCAGGCCGGAACTGTCTCGAATCTCGATGAGCTTCTGTGCGGCGTTGTAGGAGTAGCGCACCCAGCGCCCATCGCTGAAGCGGATCTCATGGATGAGATTGCGCGCGTCGTAGGTGTAGTCCACGTTCCCGCGAGGCGTGTAGGCAGCCGTCATCTGGCCACGGCTGTTGGCCACGAAACTGGCCACGGCACCATTGCTGGCGCTGATGCGCGTGAGACGCCCCTGTGCATCGTGGGTCAGCGCGGCACTTTGGTTGCCCGCTGTGACGTCGGTGATGCTGGCCAGATCACCCCTGGCGTTGTAGTCCAGTGTCCAGCGCTGCGTCTCCACACCGTCAGCCAACTCGACGATGGCGGTGTTGAGTCCACTGTCGTTGTAGGCATAGCCTGTGGCCAGAACAGCGCTGCCGATGGTGGCGTTGAACGCGGCCGCGCCGGTGGCATCGGAGGTCTGCGCCGTGCTGTGGCCCACGATGCCGTAAGGACCGTAGGCGTAGGAGGTGATGCGTTCGGGTTCGGCGATCTGGATGGGCAGGTTCCAGCTCGGATGCCACTGGGTCGAGGTGACGGACGTCGCGTGTGCGAGGCTCGGGCGCGTGGTGGCGTTGGCCAGGGTGGCGGGGAAACTGGCGCGTTCGATCTCCTGGCCGCGCTCGTTGTAGCGGTAGAAGGTGATGGAGCCTTCGTGCTGGCGTTCGCGCAGCTTTCTTCCCGCGTCGTCGTACGCAATCTCCTGTGCCGTGCCACCGCACAGCGCACAGGGCGCGCTCGCACCCGCAGGGCGCAGCATGCGGCCCTGCTGTGTGAAGCGGTGGGTGCGGGTGGTGGGCACACCCGAGCCCGAGCCGAAGTCGGTGATGGTGGTGTTTGGTGCGCCACTGGCATCGGTGCCGTAGCCGAACTGCACACGGTCCACGCCGTTGGCACGCTGGGTTTCGGCCACGCGGCCTTGCGCGTCGTAGCGGTACGTGCCGATGCGTTGCCCCGTCTCGTCGGTGATGCCGGTGAGCGCGTGCGGGTGGCGCGGATCTTCGTAGTGGTAGCGCTTCGTGTGGCCGTCGGGCCAGGTCACGGACAGCAGCTTGCCCTGCGGGTCGTGACCAAAACGGGTGATCTCCCCGCCCGGGGCAGTGAGGCTGGCGAGGTGGCCGTAGGCGTCGAAGCTCAGGGCGAGCTGTCGACCGAAGGCGTTGGAGACCGTTTGCAGGAAGCCCGCGCCGTCGTACGTCAGCGAGGTCGTCCAACCGTTGCGAGCCGTGATCTGGAGCAGCTTTCCACTGTGGTCGTAGGTTTCCTTCTGATGGGTCTGGTGGCGAAGCAATACCCAGCGCACGGCGGCCGGCTCGCTGGAGGGGACTCGGGTCAAGGTGTCGCCCGACTCCTTCGATGCCCAGTTCTGCGCGGTGTTGCTGGGAGCGAAGTGCAGTACGCTGCCGTCGGCCGCCAGCGCCTGCACGTCATTGACCCAGGGGTCGATGTGCAGACGGCCCGAATAGCTGTGCAGCCAGGTGCCACCGCGCAAGATCGAACGGCCCGAATACCGGGAGCGGTAGTTCAGCTCAAACGCCAACGGCGCAGAGAAGCTGGCGGCGTAGATCGGTTCGTTGTGGGTCTTGGTACCCGTGCCGGGCAAGGTGGGGTTGCCCACCGAGCAGGAGGTCTCTTCGGCCTGGTATTGACAGCTGCGCTCCTTGAACCAGCCCACGTCCTGCTGTGCGATCAGGCCCCTATTGCCGTTGCTGCACACGAAGCTGCCCTTGCGTTCGCAGATCAAACCATTGGCCGACAGGGTGCCGACGTAGTCCACCACGCAGGGGTAGCCCTCGTTCACCTTGCCTTGGTACAGCTCGGCCGATGCGGCGCAGGCCTCTGCCTTGGAGCTGTACCAGTCGGTGTAAGAGGTGTTGAAAGATAGGGTCTGGTACTCCAGGCACTGGGCGTAAACCCCACTCCCTGTCGCCAGACCCGTGCCAAGCGCGATGCACCACAAAATGCATGTGCGCACCCCTCCCCAACGCTTCATATCTGTTCCCCCCTGTTGGGTCCACGTCGGACTCAATGGGGCGGGAATGTAGCGTGAAAGTGCTTGCGGGCGCAGCCAGTCTCGTGGCGGGTTGACAGTGTCGCGAATGCTTTTCGAGAGGACTTCAGCGTGTGTGTGTCAGCCGCGCTCTGCGGCAGCCATGCGTTGCCGCAAGGCGTTCGACATCCGCCGCGCGGCCTTCTCACCGGTCATCTCGACATGCAGCAGCGGCACCGGCCAGGCTTCAGCGGCGCACGAAAAAGCCCGGCAGTGCCGGGCTCTTCAAGGTGCAGGATCGCGAAGCGTCAGACCCCGATCACGCCCCCGTCGGTGCGCGTGATCACGATCGTGGCCGAACGTGGGCGGCCCAGCGGGCCATACGCCGCGCTGGTGGAATTGCCCGGCCACTGGCTCTGGAACACGAACGGACCGGCACCCAGCGCGGGCGTGTTCTCCCCCGGGTGTTGGATGTTCACGAAGATCGCGCGGCCGTCGGCCGACTCGGTGATGCCTGTGACTTCCGCGCCTCGCGGCGACACCATGAAGCGACGCAACCGGGCTTCGCCCAGCGCCGCACCGATGAAGGTGTCCTGCGTGCCGCTCGCGCCTCCCAGGCTGTTGTTCACGGTGATCGGCCCGCCGTCGCCCACCGCGCCGGGAATGGCGGCCAGCAACATGCAATTGCTCTGGTCGGTATAGGCCCCATCGTCGGTCTGGATCCAGCAGATGCCCGTGGCCTTGCTGAACCACAGGCCATCGGGCGAGGAAAAGTCGTTCTTCGCGGTCAGGCCCGAGAGGTTGATGTCGGCGCCGGCGTCTTCCTCTGCACCGAAGAGGAAGATGTCCCAGGTGAAGCTGGTCGCGGTCGACACACCGGCCGTTTCCTTGAAGCGGATGATGTGGCCGTTGGGGTTGCCGCTCTGGTTGCGGCCATCGTTGTCGGCGTACGAACGCGGGTTGGCCGCGTCGGTGCCGGCCACCGGGCGGCTGGCGGCGTTGCTGTTGGTCATGGTGAAGTAGACCTCGCCATTGGCCGGGTTCACCGCGCCCCACTCCGGGCGGTCCATCTTGGTGCCGCCCACGGCGTCAGCGGCGTGGCGGGCGTTGACCAGCACGTCGGCCTGGTTGGCGAAGACATAGGTGGCGTAGCCGCTGATGAGCGGGTTGGCGATGTTCAGCTCGATCCACTCGCCATCACCGGTGTCGTTGAACTTCGCCACGTACAGCTTGCCTTCGTCGAGGTACTTGTTGCCGGCGGCCATGCCACCGCCCACGTCGGAGGCGTCCCACACCGCGGCGGAGACGAACTTGTAGATGTACTCGTTGCGCGAGTCGCAGCCCATGTAGAAGGCCAGCGGCTGGCCTGCCACCGGCAGCGCACACACCGCGGCTTCGTGCGCGAAGCGGCCCAGCGCCACGCGCTTGGTGGGCGTGCC
The sequence above is a segment of the Hydrogenophaga sp. BPS33 genome. Coding sequences within it:
- a CDS encoding MFS transporter, which codes for MSASRWLPLVVAWPMFLQNMDSTILATALPSMSTALGVPVLHLNLAITAYLLSLALFLPVSGWLAERWGAKRLFCIAIALFTLGSLLCGLSHNLRELVASRLLQGVGGAMMVPVARLILLRNVQPADMIRAMMWFTVPGTVARLTGPLIGGGVVTLVSWRWIFVVQLPLGLLGMALAWRMIPADAPAEHRGPRTSLDAIGFALLAVGLLTLIAGLELGGKSLVSPGMTAALIGTGLLALWLYTRHSARSKHALIDLRIFRHFTYRTATLGAIPLRVAIGAAPFLLPLLMQVGFGLSPLQSGFMTFAGAIGSLSSRTTLSWMLRRFGFRAVLIAGTVGASLCYAGYGLFTAATPHALMFGVMLLGGLFNACAMVALNTLGYSEIARDKASHATTAATMVQQLSVTFGVVVGSSLLALASRWRGGPDAVLQAGDFTWVFFAIGAFTLLCVRGFRRLKPEDGAQLR
- a CDS encoding DUF6714 family protein; this translates as MSESIDLSLFGQRPYPADKPVVDPARRGDEWESDGTAQFFEGKSNADLLQSAFDEFPYDYSSCHHLLTDEAFSFFLPGLIRLTLENRDSDQSALLGDSLVNTLLKMAKGEMNYRLQPIVDTYNREQLGAIAKFLAEIARIDPYPILEKDPALNALQFFWGQFLPETSHQRKNAET
- a CDS encoding DUF6714 family protein, yielding MNFEIFHRGRYPQDKPAAQESRIGDSWEGDEAERFFRGRHSKDVNYQSLSEEYRKDWSIAPCLLNEDAYLFFLPAFMKIALEDYEQGETPTLTVTVISDFLEMARGELDSRLLPILRTFTSAQLSFIATYLQEVNDRYYHALGSDNDAAMALNLFWHQFKNPFVGETPSDVRDELGNFLKRGLPW
- a CDS encoding PhoX family protein; translation: MSHHDPEENLNDSANEHFNEVLDRARLSRRNLIRGGVGLAALSSIPFLAACGGGGGSNATPPPVPGTPAEKALGFAAIDKSLLDDVVLPAGYTYRVVHATGDRLVSSIAAYSNTGAEADEWTMRVGDHHDGMDLFYVDGAGNYSPTETPRALLVMNHESSADAHFFHANGQTSGGVSGKKFSQFDSWDLGLRPELEVLKEINHHGVSVAEVGKNGAGQWEYKLDSIYNRRVTGQSPMRIAGPAAHLGDIHSFMVTAHDTSGATSRGTLNNCGHGKTPWGTYLACEENWAAYFFMPGGSVDVDAKTKASRQRYGVMRAPHAGATAGSQGWSHTATAATDDRFGRWDVSAPGATAAQDFRNEPNTFGYIVEIDPVVSGTPTKRVALGRFAHEAAVCALPVAGQPLAFYMGCDSRNEYIYKFVSAAVWDASDVGGGMAAGNKYLDEGKLYVAKFNDTGDGEWIELNIANPLISGYATYVFANQADVLVNARHAADAVGGTKMDRPEWGAVNPANGEVYFTMTNSNAASRPVAGTDAANPRSYADNDGRNQSGNPNGHIIRFKETAGVSTATSFTWDIFLFGAEEDAGADINLSGLTAKNDFSSPDGLWFSKATGICWIQTDDGAYTDQSNCMLLAAIPGAVGDGGPITVNNSLGGASGTQDTFIGAALGEARLRRFMVSPRGAEVTGITESADGRAIFVNIQHPGENTPALGAGPFVFQSQWPGNSTSAAYGPLGRPRSATIVITRTDGGVIGV